The sequence CGACCCCACCGAGGGCGTTCAGCGCCTCATGGAGTTCAGCATGGACCCGACCCGTGAGCGGCTCCGGGCGTTCATCTCCAGCATGGTGGTCAACCAGTCGCTGGTCACTGACGAACTGATCGAGGAGCGCTTCGCCGATGCGACCGCTCCCGGTTCGATGGAAGCGATGCGGTCGATGGGCGCATCGTTCTGGAACCCGGAGTGGGCCGAGGACGGCATGCTCTGGCGCGAGGTCCACGCGATTCGCAAGCCAACCCTGCTCACCTGGGGTCGCGAGGATCGCGTCAACCCGCTCGACGGGGCCCTGGTCGCTCTCAAGCAGATCCCGCGGGCGCAGTTGCATGTGTTCCCCAACTGCGGCCACTGGGCACAGATCGAGGCGGCCGAGGAGTTCGCCCAGGTCTGCACCACCTTCCTCCTCGCCCACAAGGAGCGCTGATGGTCATCGACATCAAGTCCATGGGCTACGTACGCGTGGCCTCGACGGACCTGGCTGCCTGGCAGCTGTTCGCGGAGAAGGTCCTGGGGCTGGCCGCCGGACGTGGTCCGACCGAGGGCAACCTCTACTACCGGATCGACGAGGTCTCCGCCCGTCTGATCGTGTTCCCCTCCGACGTGGACGAGTTGTCGGCCACTGGGTGGGAGCTGGCCGACCACGCCGCGCTGCAGGACGCCCGTGAGCACCTCAGCAAGGCCGGCGTCGCCTTCGAGGAGGGCACGGCCGAGGAGCTGGCTGAGCGTCGCGTGCAGGAGCTCGTACGCTTCCGCGACCCGTTCGACAACGTCTTCGAGTTGTTCCACGGCATCACCTACGAATCGCGCCCGGTGGTCACCCCGTACGCGGCGAAGTTCGTCACCGGGATCCAGGGGATGGGCCACATCGTCGTGCCGGTGAGCGACGACGTGGAGGCTCTGCGTTTCTACCGCGACGTCCTCGGATTCGCGCTGCGCGACTCGATGTCGATGCCCGGCGAGTTCGTCGGGAAGCCGGCCGGGTCGAAGATCTGGCTGCGGTTCCTCGGGGTCAACCCGCGCCACCACAGCCTCGCGTTCCTGCCGATGCCCAACGCCAGCAAGTGCGTCCACATCATGCTCGAGGTCGACAAGCTCGACGACGTCGGTCGCGCGCTGGAGCGCGTACGCAAGTACAAGGCGCCGTTGTCGGCCACGCTCGGTCGTCACATGAACGACGAGATGGTCTCCTTCTACGTGAAGTCGCCGGCCGGGTTCGACATCGAATTCGGCTGCGAGGGCCTGCAGGTGGACGAGAACCGGTGGGTCGCGCGCGAGTCGACCGCCGTGTCGTACTGGGGACACGTCTTCGGTGGGCACTGACACGATGTCGACCCACAGCGCGGACATCCCCGAGGGGATGAACCCCGATGCGGCAGCGCAGTGGCCGCCTCGGGAGTTGATCGACTCGTTCCTCGGGTCGTTCGACGAGGGGCTGTGGCCGGGGGAGGCCACGGCCTTTCCGACCGATGACCCGGAGGCGGTTGCGGCCGCGCGGCAGTTCCGGGACACGCTCTCGCACTTCGCGTCCGGGGTCACCGTGATCACCTCGGTCTCCGACGATGAGCCGGTGGGCATGACCTGCCAGTCGTTCGCGAGCGTGTCGTTGCACCCGCCGATGGTGATGTTCATCCCGGCGAAGACCTCCAGGGCGTGGCCGAAGATGCAGCGAGCGGGGCACTTCACCGTGAACTTCCTCGCCGCCGACCAGCAGCAGGTCTCGAACACCTTCGCCACCCGCGACGCCGACAAGTTCGCAGGAGTCGACTGGACTCCCGGAGTCACCGGCGCACCGGTGCTGCCGGGCGTACTCGGGCACATCGACTGCACCGTGCACGCGGCCTACGAGGTCGGCGATCACTACGTGGTCATCGGCAAGGTCCAGGACCTCTCGGTCGACAGTGACCAGCCGCCGTTGCTGTTCTACCGCGGCGCGTACCGCACCACCGACTAGCAGGGGTTCTCGATGAAACTGGGCAAGCGGGCTGTCATTCTCGGCGGAAGCATGGCCGGGCTGAGTGCCGCCGGCGCGGTCGCTCCGTACGTCGACGAAGTCATCATCCTCGAGCGAGACGAACTGCCTGCAGAGGCGCAGCACCGGCGGGGCGTGCCGCAGAGCAAGCATCCGCATTTCCTGCTGAACTCGGGACGCCGTGCGATCAATGCGCTCTTCCCGGGGTATGAAGACGATCTGATCGCGGCCGGCGGGATGCCGTTGACCGCGTCGATGGACACCGCCTACCTCGAGGGCCCGGGTTGGGCGCCGCGCAAGCAGGGCGCGCTCACCATGGTGTACGGATCACGCCTGCTGATCGAGCGTGTGCTGCGTGATCGCGTACGCGCTCTCCCCGGCGTGGTCTTCCGCGAAGGGGTCACGGTCACGGGCATCGAGACCAAGGACGGTCGCGTCGTCGGTGTGCGGTTCGCAGGCGCCTCCGGGGAGGAACGACTTGAGGCCGACCTCGTCGTGGATGCGCTGGGACGTGGATCGTCTGTCTCCGACTGGCTGGTGGCTGCTGGCGGGGCCGAGCCTCCGGTCAAGACACTGGACGCCAAGGTCACCTACGTGTCGCGCTGGTACGACATCCCCGACCCGAAGACACGGTCCGCCTCCTGGTGGTGGCAGCACATGGTGCTCATGCCCTCGCAGGAGAAGGACGATCATCCGGACGAGCACGACTACCTGGTCAACTTCTTCCCGATCGAGGGCAACCGGAGCATCGCGTGCTTCGGGTCCTGGGGCCTGCCGATGCCGAAGACGACTGAGGAATTCGAGGCGTCCGCCGACCGACTGCGGACGCCGCAGTTCAAGGCCGCGATGACGGCCTCGGAACCCACCTCTGAGGTGCACCTGACGCGCTCGACGGGCAACAAGTGGCGCCGGTACGACCGGCTGCCGAAGGCGCCTCTCGGGGTCGTCTTCGTCGGCGACTCGATCTGTGCCTTCAACCCGTTCTACGGGCAGGGGATGAGTTCGGCCGCGATCTCGGCACGGCTGCTCCGTGAGCGGTTGGACGCGGCATCCGCCCTGGACGAGCGTTTCTTCGCCGACTTCCTCAAGCGGCAGGCCAAGGAGTTCCAGGTGCCGTGGGGGATGGCGATGGCTCGCGACCGCGGGTACGAGTGCGCCACCGGCACCGAAGTGGCACCGGCCTGGGTACGCCGCATCCTGGCTGCAATGACCTGGCCGATGTTCAACCTGATCACTGGCGCAGCCCGTGAGGATGCGGTCATCGATGAGCACTTCGCCCGCGTCTTCAACATGGACGAGTCGATCGTCGCGATGATGCTCAACCCGAGGGTGCTGTTCGGGTTCGCGCGCTACAAGCTGAGGGCGTGGTTCCGCCGCGAGCGGATCCCGTACGGCTTCGACGGGCAGGCCGAGCCGCCGGGCACCAACTGGACGCCCGGGCTGGCCTCGTGAGCGCCACCTGCGATCCGGCCGCCCAGCAGGTCACGGCTCATCTGGGCTTCGACTGTCACCACGTGAGTTCGGTCGTGTCGGTCCGCAACCCGTTCGCGCTGACCAACTGGACGATGCCGATCCTCGAGTTGTTGATCATCGCCGGGGCGGTCTTCGCGCTGGTGCATGCGATACGCCGCTATCGCCAGGGCGATCCGGTCAACCTCGCGCTCTGGTTCGCGCCGCTGGTCTATCTGATGGTGACCGAGCCGCCGCTCTACTTCCCCGAGTGGTTCGGTCTGGACCATCGCTTCGGCTTCATCTTCGCCCACAACCTCTTCACCGTGCAGTTCATGTGGGATCGACTGCCGCTCTACATCGTCGCCTTCTACCCGGCGCTGGCTCAGTTGGCGTACGAACTGGTGCGCGTGCTCGGCGTCTTCCGACGCGGCCCTCTGGCCGGATCCGTCGCGGTCGCGTTCGTGTGCCAGGTGTTCTACGAGAT comes from Nocardioides baekrokdamisoli and encodes:
- the hsaC gene encoding iron-dependent extradiol dioxygenase HsaC: MVIDIKSMGYVRVASTDLAAWQLFAEKVLGLAAGRGPTEGNLYYRIDEVSARLIVFPSDVDELSATGWELADHAALQDAREHLSKAGVAFEEGTAEELAERRVQELVRFRDPFDNVFELFHGITYESRPVVTPYAAKFVTGIQGMGHIVVPVSDDVEALRFYRDVLGFALRDSMSMPGEFVGKPAGSKIWLRFLGVNPRHHSLAFLPMPNASKCVHIMLEVDKLDDVGRALERVRKYKAPLSATLGRHMNDEMVSFYVKSPAGFDIEFGCEGLQVDENRWVARESTAVSYWGHVFGGH
- a CDS encoding flavin reductase family protein, yielding MGTDTMSTHSADIPEGMNPDAAAQWPPRELIDSFLGSFDEGLWPGEATAFPTDDPEAVAAARQFRDTLSHFASGVTVITSVSDDEPVGMTCQSFASVSLHPPMVMFIPAKTSRAWPKMQRAGHFTVNFLAADQQQVSNTFATRDADKFAGVDWTPGVTGAPVLPGVLGHIDCTVHAAYEVGDHYVVIGKVQDLSVDSDQPPLLFYRGAYRTTD
- a CDS encoding NAD(P)/FAD-dependent oxidoreductase, whose amino-acid sequence is MKLGKRAVILGGSMAGLSAAGAVAPYVDEVIILERDELPAEAQHRRGVPQSKHPHFLLNSGRRAINALFPGYEDDLIAAGGMPLTASMDTAYLEGPGWAPRKQGALTMVYGSRLLIERVLRDRVRALPGVVFREGVTVTGIETKDGRVVGVRFAGASGEERLEADLVVDALGRGSSVSDWLVAAGGAEPPVKTLDAKVTYVSRWYDIPDPKTRSASWWWQHMVLMPSQEKDDHPDEHDYLVNFFPIEGNRSIACFGSWGLPMPKTTEEFEASADRLRTPQFKAAMTASEPTSEVHLTRSTGNKWRRYDRLPKAPLGVVFVGDSICAFNPFYGQGMSSAAISARLLRERLDAASALDERFFADFLKRQAKEFQVPWGMAMARDRGYECATGTEVAPAWVRRILAAMTWPMFNLITGAAREDAVIDEHFARVFNMDESIVAMMLNPRVLFGFARYKLRAWFRRERIPYGFDGQAEPPGTNWTPGLAS